The Geoglobus acetivorans genome window below encodes:
- a CDS encoding ABC transporter permease, translating to MSSSSLRSSVAELIAFAYRNYAVTKNEFYALFEMLFWPVVSLFTIGLLGEFLTLKSEEISFILIGVIALSVIQIVQIDVTYVMLYDMWSMSLEYSVVSSAPFSKMVLGAWLFGVLRGFVAYVLLVISSTGLFGLEYTLPLLSSALFIFGIFLGALIIGLVNCIFILVFGRRAEIFAWTLAAIVMIFCGIYYPVEILPEPFRTAGYLIPITHFLEYFRSFYGYQPAFGNPLFIGFAESLVYLVLLFYTAEISLKRARKTGLVLKLSG from the coding sequence ATGTCTTCATCGAGCTTGCGAAGTAGTGTAGCGGAGCTAATTGCCTTTGCGTACAGAAACTATGCGGTTACCAAAAACGAGTTTTACGCTTTATTTGAAATGCTTTTCTGGCCGGTGGTCAGCCTTTTTACGATCGGCCTTCTTGGGGAGTTCTTAACCCTGAAAAGCGAGGAAATTTCCTTCATTCTCATAGGTGTGATAGCCCTGAGCGTGATCCAGATAGTGCAGATTGACGTAACTTATGTCATGCTTTACGACATGTGGAGTATGAGTTTAGAGTATTCGGTAGTCTCATCGGCACCATTCTCGAAAATGGTTCTCGGAGCGTGGCTTTTTGGAGTGCTGAGGGGATTTGTGGCGTACGTCCTGCTTGTGATTTCGAGTACCGGGCTTTTTGGTCTTGAGTACACTTTGCCCCTTCTCAGCTCAGCCCTGTTCATTTTCGGGATTTTTCTCGGGGCTCTGATCATAGGACTTGTGAACTGCATTTTCATTCTGGTTTTTGGCAGGAGGGCGGAGATTTTTGCATGGACCCTTGCAGCCATAGTCATGATCTTCTGCGGAATTTACTATCCCGTTGAGATACTCCCGGAGCCCTTCAGGACTGCTGGTTACCTGATACCCATCACGCACTTTCTGGAATACTTCAGGTCCTTTTACGGCTACCAGCCTGCATTTGGAAATCCACTGTTTATCGGATTTGCAGAGTCTCTCGTTTACCTCGTGCTTCTGTTTTACACCGCAGAAATAAGTCTGAAGAGGGCGAGAAAAACCGGGCTTGTGCTGAAACTTTCAGGTTAA
- the cofD gene encoding 2-phospho-L-lactate transferase: MLTFLSGGTGTPKLLAGMKEVERDFAVVVNTAEDVWVSGNKICPDIDSVIYALAGIIDDLKWWGIKDDTFHTHNRLKELGIDEGMMIGDADRATHVFRSEMLRRGLSLREVTGKLARAMGVEQKVLPMCEEDVATQVITKEGRMHFQEFWVKRKGEPEVVGIEVEGIDKAKPAEGVLETIAESRAVIIGPSNPVTSIGPILMINEIRKALENKKVIAVSPIVGKNPVSGPAGKFMKALGYEVSPEGVLDFYQGLVDVFVVQHGDGFKSDSAEVVETNTIMKTGKDAVNLAKFILNLL, translated from the coding sequence ATGCTGACTTTTCTCTCTGGCGGGACGGGAACACCGAAGCTCCTTGCCGGGATGAAGGAGGTGGAAAGAGACTTCGCTGTCGTGGTGAACACAGCCGAGGATGTGTGGGTTTCAGGAAATAAAATCTGCCCGGACATAGATTCTGTCATTTACGCTCTTGCGGGCATTATAGACGATTTAAAGTGGTGGGGCATAAAGGATGACACCTTCCACACACACAACCGGCTGAAGGAGCTTGGAATCGATGAGGGTATGATGATTGGAGATGCAGACAGAGCTACGCATGTCTTCAGGAGTGAGATGCTCAGAAGGGGCTTGAGCCTCAGAGAGGTAACCGGGAAGCTTGCCAGGGCTATGGGTGTGGAGCAGAAAGTCCTGCCAATGTGCGAGGAGGATGTGGCAACGCAGGTGATAACTAAAGAAGGCAGAATGCACTTTCAGGAGTTCTGGGTTAAAAGGAAAGGCGAACCTGAGGTTGTGGGCATAGAGGTGGAGGGGATCGACAAGGCAAAACCTGCTGAAGGAGTTCTGGAGACGATAGCGGAAAGCAGAGCAGTTATTATTGGACCCAGCAACCCTGTTACGAGTATTGGTCCAATTCTGATGATTAACGAAATCAGGAAGGCTTTAGAGAATAAAAAGGTCATAGCAGTGTCTCCGATAGTCGGAAAAAACCCTGTAAGCGGACCTGCGGGAAAATTCATGAAGGCTCTGGGTTACGAAGTTTCTCCCGAAGGAGTTCTGGATTTTTACCAGGGGTTGGTAGATGTGTTTGTTGTGCAGCATGGAGACGGGTTCAAGAGCGATTCAGCAGAGGTCGTCGAGACCAACACCATCATGAAAACAGGAAAAGATGCGGTAAACCTGGCGAAGTTCATTCTGAACCTTCTTTGA
- a CDS encoding fumarylacetoacetate hydrolase family protein: MIAYGRFIAGGEIIEDYFEIVNGKIFLDSSHFSIDDVRFLPPVTPEKIIAVGLNYRDHAEELNMSIPDEPVLFMKSPSSIIGDGDAIILPEKSMRVDYEGELAVVIGERCKDVTVKEAEEVVLGYTCFNDVTARDLQQKGWQWGIAKSFDTFSPIGPYIATDIEPDNLKIKTVLNGKVVQESNTSHLIFSVFELVSYVSSIMTLKEGDVISTGTPAGVGKLSSGDVVTVEIENIGKLTNHVR; this comes from the coding sequence ATGATTGCATACGGGAGGTTTATTGCTGGAGGAGAGATTATCGAAGATTACTTTGAAATTGTCAATGGGAAAATTTTTCTCGATTCATCCCATTTCAGCATCGACGATGTGAGGTTTCTGCCCCCCGTAACCCCCGAGAAAATAATCGCCGTCGGGCTGAATTACAGAGACCACGCGGAAGAGCTGAACATGAGCATTCCCGACGAGCCGGTGCTTTTCATGAAATCACCTTCTTCAATAATTGGAGACGGAGATGCAATAATTCTGCCTGAAAAAAGCATGAGGGTGGACTACGAGGGTGAGCTTGCTGTGGTTATTGGAGAGAGGTGCAAGGACGTGACCGTGAAGGAGGCTGAAGAGGTTGTTCTCGGATACACATGCTTCAATGACGTAACCGCAAGAGACCTCCAGCAGAAGGGGTGGCAGTGGGGCATTGCCAAATCCTTCGACACATTCTCACCAATTGGCCCCTACATTGCCACAGACATAGAGCCAGACAACCTGAAAATAAAAACCGTTCTAAACGGGAAGGTCGTTCAGGAGTCGAACACGTCACACCTCATTTTCAGCGTTTTTGAGCTTGTGTCGTATGTATCCTCAATCATGACCCTGAAGGAAGGGGACGTCATATCCACCGGGACCCCCGCGGGTGTTGGAAAGCTCAGCAGTGGGGACGTGGTTACGGTTGAGATTGAAAATATCGGAAAGCTGACAAATCATGTGAGGTGA
- a CDS encoding ATP-binding cassette domain-containing protein, with protein MNAVECRDIWMVYRNFMEEPFTALKGISLEIGEGEVYCILGPNGAGKTTLISILSTILIPTRGEVRILGMDALRQTKEVRRRINISSGTRLPWGMRVYEILRFYALAYGISDKNVVDRALAEFELEKYRDLRFDELSAGNRQKLNLARAFINDPEVVFLDEPTANLDPDIARKVREMVLGIKEERNVTLILTTHNMGEAEMLADRIAFIKNGEIVAEGTSDELKRFVRSRDRIIVEVENPEIGEISLSRPYEIDGSRIVFYSESAEKELAEIVFGLKRAGFEIKSVKTEEVTLEDVFIELAK; from the coding sequence GTGAACGCTGTAGAGTGCAGAGATATCTGGATGGTCTACAGGAACTTCATGGAGGAGCCGTTTACTGCGCTGAAGGGGATATCGCTTGAGATTGGCGAGGGAGAGGTTTACTGCATCCTCGGACCGAACGGTGCGGGAAAAACGACTCTCATCTCGATTCTCTCGACCATTCTGATCCCGACAAGGGGAGAGGTCAGGATTCTTGGTATGGATGCCCTCCGGCAGACAAAGGAGGTCAGGAGAAGGATCAACATATCGAGCGGAACGAGGCTGCCGTGGGGGATGAGGGTTTACGAGATCCTCAGGTTTTACGCTCTCGCCTACGGCATCTCTGATAAGAACGTTGTAGACAGGGCGCTGGCAGAATTTGAGCTTGAGAAATACAGAGATCTGAGGTTTGACGAGCTTTCTGCAGGTAACAGGCAGAAACTCAATCTTGCAAGAGCTTTCATAAACGATCCTGAGGTCGTGTTTCTTGACGAACCGACCGCAAATCTCGATCCGGACATAGCAAGGAAAGTCAGGGAAATGGTGCTTGGGATAAAGGAGGAGAGAAACGTTACGCTCATCCTCACAACGCACAACATGGGTGAGGCTGAAATGCTCGCAGACAGAATAGCCTTTATCAAAAACGGTGAAATAGTCGCCGAAGGCACCTCGGATGAGCTGAAGAGGTTCGTGAGGTCGAGAGACAGGATAATCGTTGAGGTTGAAAATCCGGAGATTGGAGAGATTTCGCTGAGCCGCCCTTACGAAATTGACGGCAGCAGGATTGTTTTCTATTCGGAAAGTGCGGAAAAAGAGCTTGCAGAAATAGTCTTTGGGCTAAAACGTGCTGGGTTTGAGATAAAAAGCGTTAAAACGGAGGAGGTTACGCTTGAGGATGTCTTCATCGAGCTTGCGAAGTAG
- a CDS encoding DHH family phosphoesterase, translating into MNLLIHHWDTDGICSAALLVESLKDEEFENISLFPGIFEFDGRIRGHIAEAERIYIVDVNMVDEAEVIVKPLYFFDHHIQRRIENENATHVNPLLEGKPAPSASYVVSDYFNHWGWQSAIGAVGDLGRGAFQFDWVRKLLDRHGLSENQALHLARLINSPSMVCDLDGVEGAVERITHSDPLELLNDDEWTNNLDLLESEIAEIVERAEDKGDFVYARYSSRYNVTSIVARRLVWDLKFPIAIVVNEDYNGHAQIYIRVDKALADRLGIADLIRRLKSLGFNAGGKSDVLGIICAKTRLDEALSIVGDHFGWLLWWKE; encoded by the coding sequence ATGAACCTGCTGATCCATCACTGGGATACAGATGGAATATGCTCTGCTGCACTGCTGGTGGAATCTCTTAAAGACGAGGAATTTGAGAACATATCTCTTTTTCCAGGGATTTTCGAGTTCGATGGGCGAATAAGGGGTCACATAGCCGAGGCTGAACGGATCTACATCGTGGATGTGAATATGGTTGATGAAGCTGAGGTGATAGTGAAGCCACTTTATTTCTTCGACCATCACATTCAGCGGAGAATTGAAAATGAAAACGCCACGCATGTCAATCCCCTGCTTGAAGGAAAACCTGCTCCTTCTGCTTCGTACGTGGTGTCTGATTACTTTAACCACTGGGGCTGGCAGTCTGCCATTGGGGCGGTCGGGGATCTGGGAAGAGGTGCTTTCCAGTTTGACTGGGTCAGGAAATTGCTTGACAGACATGGACTTTCGGAGAATCAGGCTCTGCATCTCGCCAGACTCATCAACTCTCCATCCATGGTCTGCGATCTGGATGGTGTGGAAGGTGCGGTTGAAAGGATAACCCATTCTGACCCGTTGGAACTGCTGAACGATGACGAATGGACTAACAACCTCGACCTCCTCGAAAGTGAAATTGCAGAGATAGTTGAGAGGGCGGAGGATAAAGGTGATTTTGTTTATGCAAGATACTCGAGCAGGTATAACGTAACATCTATTGTTGCGAGAAGGCTCGTGTGGGACCTCAAATTCCCGATCGCGATTGTGGTTAATGAGGACTATAATGGCCACGCTCAGATTTATATCAGGGTCGATAAAGCACTGGCGGACAGACTCGGGATTGCCGATCTCATCCGGAGACTCAAAAGCCTTGGATTCAACGCTGGTGGAAAATCAGATGTTCTGGGAATTATTTGTGCAAAAACGAGGCTTGATGAAGCCCTCAGTATTGTTGGTGATCATTTCGGGTGGTTGTTATGGTGGAAAGAGTGA
- a CDS encoding OB-fold nucleic acid binding domain-containing protein, whose translation MKCDTCDGKGYIEVEQECRICSGTGKSKSFDPKITAELSEEQLKLFMQGICGVCGGTGMEKRMEVCQDCRGTGKAGKCRVCGKKVVGNHDLCSDCRRKPHAYLLKNSCGLEDVRLGKIYAGRVSSVTDIGAFVNLNKRLRGLVHRRNLRNTPLKENDDVFVRVENIRPTGEIDLAVAEGKDYLIVEVSKEAPLLKISQLESATGRMVEVRGRVEHIKLTGGPTIFTIADETGLVNCAAFEAGERAYPEINADDVVRVIGIVKRRDSKLQIEVLEMERLLGKEASEIERLIEREIERKAEPEFRGFLIESEVLENLKDQMMNVARELKKAVLESRPIILRHHWDADGVCGGVALEIALLDYIERVHPDPDAKNYLVRRKVSRAPFYELEDVVKDLDESLEDMAKFGDKIPLVVLVDNGSGQEDIPAIEQMLIFGADVITVDHHFPDDEVDRYLLIHVNPYKAGGDSSYTSGVLCTEIARMITDRDLKILPAVSVVADRAEGEVERYIELSGYERDYLHDIGLALEFEGFYLRFRPASQIVHEILGFGRKDRMQKLVRTLSSHAKEAIEGNVRTAMDGVRVQMLPNGIALAALDVENYAKKFTFPPPGKLTGEVHDRLKRQYDRLVTVGYGPDFAVIRSEGVNLDIPRIVKELEEEINAGVDGGGHLVVGSLKFIQAKRKEVLAKLAAKIGNI comes from the coding sequence ATGAAGTGCGATACCTGTGATGGTAAAGGCTACATTGAGGTCGAGCAGGAGTGCAGGATCTGTTCCGGCACCGGAAAATCGAAGAGCTTTGATCCCAAAATCACTGCAGAGCTTTCAGAGGAGCAGCTAAAGCTTTTCATGCAGGGTATATGCGGCGTATGCGGAGGCACAGGTATGGAAAAAAGAATGGAGGTCTGCCAGGATTGCAGGGGTACAGGGAAGGCAGGGAAATGCAGGGTGTGCGGAAAGAAGGTTGTGGGGAATCACGACCTCTGTTCTGACTGCAGGAGAAAACCCCACGCCTATCTGCTCAAGAACAGCTGCGGCCTTGAGGACGTCCGTCTGGGAAAGATATATGCGGGCAGGGTCTCGAGCGTTACGGATATTGGAGCATTTGTCAATCTGAACAAAAGGCTCAGGGGGTTGGTTCACAGGAGAAACCTCAGAAACACCCCTCTTAAGGAAAACGACGATGTTTTTGTCAGGGTTGAGAACATCAGGCCCACAGGTGAGATTGATCTTGCTGTTGCGGAAGGAAAGGATTATCTGATCGTTGAGGTGTCAAAAGAAGCTCCACTACTGAAAATATCTCAGCTTGAATCAGCTACCGGCAGAATGGTCGAGGTGAGGGGGAGGGTGGAGCACATCAAGCTCACAGGTGGTCCAACGATATTCACGATTGCAGACGAAACCGGACTGGTAAACTGTGCCGCTTTTGAGGCCGGTGAGAGGGCATATCCTGAAATAAATGCTGATGACGTTGTGAGGGTCATCGGGATTGTGAAGAGGAGGGATTCCAAGCTTCAGATAGAAGTTCTCGAGATGGAAAGGCTGCTCGGGAAGGAGGCAAGTGAAATCGAAAGGCTCATCGAAAGGGAGATCGAAAGGAAGGCTGAGCCGGAATTCAGGGGATTTCTGATTGAGAGCGAGGTTCTTGAGAATTTGAAGGATCAGATGATGAACGTTGCGAGGGAGCTTAAAAAAGCCGTCCTCGAGTCAAGACCAATCATTCTGAGGCACCACTGGGATGCTGATGGTGTTTGCGGTGGTGTGGCCCTGGAAATCGCCCTGCTGGATTACATTGAGAGGGTACATCCGGACCCGGATGCAAAGAACTATCTTGTTAGGAGGAAGGTTTCAAGGGCGCCGTTTTATGAGCTTGAGGACGTTGTCAAGGATCTCGATGAGAGTCTTGAAGACATGGCGAAATTTGGTGATAAAATTCCGCTGGTCGTTCTCGTTGATAACGGCTCAGGGCAGGAGGATATTCCTGCGATAGAGCAGATGCTGATTTTTGGGGCTGATGTCATAACTGTTGACCACCACTTCCCGGATGACGAGGTTGACAGGTATCTGCTCATACATGTGAATCCATACAAGGCGGGAGGAGACAGCAGCTACACCTCAGGCGTTTTATGCACGGAGATAGCGAGGATGATAACCGACAGAGATCTGAAAATTTTGCCGGCGGTTTCGGTGGTTGCAGACAGGGCTGAGGGTGAGGTTGAGAGATACATAGAGCTTTCCGGCTATGAAAGGGATTACCTGCACGACATAGGCCTGGCCTTGGAGTTCGAGGGATTTTACCTGAGATTCAGGCCTGCAAGCCAGATAGTCCACGAAATACTGGGCTTCGGCAGAAAGGACAGGATGCAGAAGCTTGTCAGGACTCTCTCGTCACACGCAAAGGAAGCCATCGAGGGCAACGTCAGAACGGCGATGGATGGTGTCAGGGTGCAGATGCTGCCCAACGGGATAGCCCTCGCAGCCCTGGATGTGGAGAACTATGCTAAGAAGTTTACCTTCCCGCCGCCCGGCAAGCTCACCGGAGAGGTGCATGACAGGCTGAAGAGGCAGTATGACAGGCTTGTAACCGTGGGCTATGGCCCGGACTTTGCTGTGATAAGGAGCGAGGGCGTGAACCTCGACATACCCAGGATTGTGAAAGAGCTGGAGGAGGAAATAAATGCTGGAGTGGACGGAGGAGGACATCTGGTCGTTGGAAGCCTGAAGTTCATACAGGCGAAAAGGAAAGAGGTTCTCGCAAAGCTTGCTGCGAAGATAGGGAACATTTGA
- a CDS encoding CopG family transcriptional regulator produces MSDEKRKYTTVSIPVQLYEKIKQRIEGTGFTSVSDYVTYVLREVLASLEEEEKEEVFSKEEEEKVKERLRALGYLD; encoded by the coding sequence ATGAGCGATGAGAAGAGGAAATACACAACCGTGAGCATACCGGTGCAGCTTTATGAGAAGATCAAGCAGAGGATAGAGGGAACGGGGTTTACGTCTGTGTCGGATTATGTTACATATGTTCTGAGGGAAGTCCTCGCCAGCCTTGAGGAAGAGGAAAAGGAGGAAGTCTTCAGCAAGGAGGAAGAGGAGAAGGTCAAGGAAAGGTTGCGGGCTCTGGGATATCTGGACTGA
- a CDS encoding helix-turn-helix domain-containing protein, giving the protein MIELQIRTKLPENCALGVIKAMQNVITKVEGLTDVGESIKGLFQIKGRDISRSLSELPETCDSIVLSKDEAKILIKEHTCMVALPILQSGCILKNVDVSDSTLIWDLICDDEAFKSLMSKLEDYGVEFDILYKGKPSKTGTTYREEEILRFALERGYFDFPKKIRLEEIADHFGIASSTLSEILRRGMKKVLERHFKEGSE; this is encoded by the coding sequence GTGATTGAACTCCAGATCAGAACAAAACTTCCCGAAAACTGCGCCCTTGGCGTTATAAAGGCCATGCAGAATGTGATAACAAAGGTGGAGGGTCTGACCGACGTTGGTGAGTCAATTAAAGGTCTATTCCAGATCAAGGGGCGAGACATCAGCAGATCCCTGTCGGAGCTTCCGGAAACATGCGACAGCATCGTCCTCTCGAAGGATGAGGCAAAAATTCTGATAAAGGAGCACACATGCATGGTGGCACTGCCAATACTTCAGTCGGGATGCATTCTCAAAAACGTTGACGTTTCGGACAGTACGCTGATATGGGACCTCATCTGCGATGACGAGGCGTTCAAGTCCCTGATGTCAAAACTTGAGGACTACGGTGTGGAGTTCGACATCCTTTACAAGGGGAAGCCGTCCAAGACCGGAACCACCTACAGAGAGGAGGAAATCCTGAGATTCGCTCTGGAAAGGGGCTACTTCGACTTTCCGAAAAAGATCAGACTTGAAGAGATAGCGGACCACTTCGGAATCGCCTCTTCAACCCTTTCGGAAATCCTGAGGAGGGGAATGAAAAAGGTTCTCGAAAGGCACTTCAAAGAAGGTTCAGAATGA
- the sat gene encoding sulfate adenylyltransferase, with protein MVSRPHGGRLVRRTVSDNTRERIVGEQHEYPAVTIDRGTAIDLENIAHGVYSPLDGFLTGEDYESVLDHMRLSDDTPWTIPVLLDADEPGFVEGDAILLFHAGTPVARMHVEDIYRYDKRHLALKVFGTDDPEHPGVMKVHSMNDYLVGGEIELLNEIPNEFGRYTLRPVETRVLFRERGWDTVVAFQTRNVPHTGHEYVQKAALTFVDGLFINPVLGKKKPGDYRDEVIIKAYEVLFEHYYPKDAATLATVRYEMRYAGPREAIHHAIMRKNFGCTHFIVGRDHAGVGDYYGPYDAWKIFDEFPDLGITPMFIREAFYCRKCAGMVNAKICPHGGEHHEKISGTRLRRMITGGIQPPEHLMRPEVFEVISSFEKPFVE; from the coding sequence ATGGTATCCAGACCTCACGGAGGCAGGCTTGTCAGACGCACAGTCTCGGATAACACGAGGGAGAGAATCGTCGGTGAGCAGCACGAGTATCCTGCAGTAACAATCGATCGGGGAACGGCCATAGATCTCGAAAACATAGCACACGGAGTTTACTCACCTTTGGATGGCTTTCTTACAGGGGAGGACTACGAATCCGTCCTCGACCACATGAGGTTGAGCGATGATACACCTTGGACAATCCCGGTCCTGCTGGATGCTGATGAACCTGGGTTTGTTGAAGGGGATGCCATACTTCTTTTCCATGCCGGCACTCCGGTTGCAAGGATGCATGTTGAGGACATCTATCGTTACGATAAGAGACACCTTGCCCTGAAGGTCTTTGGAACCGACGATCCCGAACACCCGGGAGTTATGAAGGTTCACTCGATGAATGATTACCTTGTGGGTGGTGAAATCGAGCTTCTCAACGAAATTCCGAACGAGTTTGGCAGATACACTCTCAGACCGGTGGAAACAAGAGTTCTGTTCCGGGAGAGAGGGTGGGACACGGTTGTTGCGTTCCAGACGAGAAACGTTCCCCACACCGGACATGAGTACGTTCAGAAAGCTGCGCTGACGTTCGTTGATGGTCTTTTCATCAATCCCGTTCTTGGAAAGAAAAAGCCCGGAGATTACAGGGATGAGGTAATAATTAAGGCCTATGAGGTTCTTTTTGAACATTACTATCCAAAGGATGCCGCAACCCTTGCAACCGTCAGATACGAGATGAGGTATGCCGGACCGAGGGAGGCAATACACCACGCAATAATGCGCAAGAACTTCGGATGCACCCACTTCATTGTGGGAAGGGACCATGCAGGGGTTGGAGATTACTATGGCCCGTACGATGCCTGGAAAATATTTGACGAGTTTCCCGACCTGGGCATAACCCCGATGTTCATCCGGGAGGCGTTCTACTGCAGGAAGTGTGCCGGAATGGTCAACGCGAAAATCTGCCCTCATGGTGGGGAACATCACGAGAAGATAAGCGGGACGAGGTTGAGGAGGATGATAACTGGAGGTATACAGCCTCCAGAGCACCTCATGAGGCCTGAGGTTTTTGAGGTGATAAGTAGCTTTGAAAAACCGTTTGTTGAGTAG
- a CDS encoding DUF4234 domain-containing protein: protein MNVDVIERLVRKSEESDRMVPWALMFVPPILMFFGILFILGGLNDPSSLSFGLILLVLGTVVGVYLFYILISRRNTHFERTAVLYESISNYLNSHRLKDTVMRMKSEQGDEKNPVIWIVIYFLSNMIPFIGLLVTIYIFHFLNRDFVKHDRNERIFLEQLSDILPVGDSIKLSKIGKFPERNTIVYTVLTIITLGLFEIYWIYTLINDPNEHFKDHRLVEMKILETLKYRDRDTP from the coding sequence ATGAATGTAGATGTTATAGAGAGATTGGTCAGAAAAAGTGAGGAAAGTGACAGAATGGTCCCATGGGCCCTGATGTTTGTTCCCCCGATCTTAATGTTCTTCGGAATCCTATTCATTCTAGGAGGGTTGAATGACCCCTCGTCATTGAGTTTTGGATTGATCCTGTTGGTTTTGGGCACGGTAGTCGGTGTTTACTTGTTCTATATTCTGATCTCTAGAAGAAATACACATTTCGAAAGGACAGCAGTGCTTTACGAATCAATATCAAATTATCTTAACTCACACAGATTGAAAGACACAGTAATGAGGATGAAAAGTGAGCAGGGCGACGAAAAGAACCCAGTAATATGGATCGTTATATATTTCCTATCCAACATGATCCCATTCATCGGTCTGTTGGTAACGATATATATCTTCCACTTTTTAAATAGAGATTTTGTAAAGCATGACCGTAATGAAAGAATATTTCTTGAACAGCTCTCAGATATTTTACCAGTTGGAGATTCCATAAAGCTTTCAAAAATTGGAAAATTCCCCGAGAGAAATACCATAGTTTACACAGTACTAACAATCATAACTCTGGGTTTGTTTGAAATCTACTGGATATATACACTTATAAACGATCCCAACGAACATTTTAAAGACCATAGACTAGTAGAAATGAAGATACTTGAAACCCTGAAATACAGAGACCGCGATACCCCATAA